A segment of the Cenarchaeum symbiosum A genome:
TCCAATGGATGTGGATGATACGGATATTGTGGAGAGGGTCGGGCCCGTTATACAGCCTGCACCGCGCGGCGGAGGCGGCGGCGGAGGAGGAGGCGGCGGGGGCGGCGCCGTGGACATCGGCTCCCTGTTAGACGGCGAGACAAGGTACAGCCTGGCAGCATCATTCTGGATGGGCAATGAGAGGATATCGAGCAGCCCCATTGTCCTTACAGATATGCCGCTGGAGCTCAGATACGAGGCGACACCGTCGGCCCTGCCGGTCCTTGATGTTGAGATAAGGCTCTACTCGGATGACGGCCGCAACGCCACGATATACATGAGTGAGATAGGCAGGCTGGGCATCGCCCCGTGCGATGGAATGGTCCGCCAGGAGACAAATTTGTGGACATGCGACAGTGATTCGCTGCTGACAGGCAATGTATCGGCTGCAGACGGCGTCATTGAAATACCCATTATAGAGGACTATGAGGGGCGGCTGAGCATTGCCGCCAACAACATAAGGGGCATACCGCTCGAATACGGCACGTCTGGTTTTGACATAGTGCAGCCCCATGTTCCAGTGGCAGAGGCTCCGCCGCCCGCCGTGCCGGAGCCCGCTGCGCCGGAACCCGAAATCGAGCCCAAAGGCAGGGCAGCTACAGAGCCCGGGCCCGTGATACAGCCCCCGCCTGCCGCCGAGCCCGAAGCAGAGGCCGAGGAGGCGGAGCCGCCCGTGGATATACCAGAGCCTGAACGCGGCCTGTTTTCGCCAATAACCGAGTTCTTTAACAATTTAATATCAGAGATACAGAGGTCCATCTTGGGGGTTTGAGAATATGGATGTGCATTGTCAGGGAGTTTTGAAGGACGGTTTAATGTGCCGTGATTCCTTGCGGCTTGCGGTGTTTTATGCAGGGGTAGGTGCATTTACAATACTAGGCGCGCTTGCCCTCATCCCTGCCGGGGCCGATATCCCGCAGGGCGCCCAGTTGTACGGAATGGCGGAGGCCGTACATAGAAACGCCGAAGGCGACATTCTGGGCTCACACATAGCCCACAACAGGATTTTGGATCCCGGCGAGGATGCATTGATCAAGTCGGTATTCAAGGTCGGCTCCCCGTTTCAACCCAATAGAAGGCTCGATGCCCTGTGTCTTTATGGAATCAATGATGTCAACGCCCGCATGGGCGACGGGGAGTTAAAGGGACAGCCGCAATATTTCAATGATGACTCATGTGTTGACAGCAGGGGTGTTGGATATACCCCCGGTACCGGAGTCGTAACACTTGAAGGGAGGTGGACCGGCGGCCCTGATAGGGATTGTGACTGGAGTAATACTCTCAATCGCCCGTGTGATCCCGATATTAATTGCGGTGAGACCAATATCAGTCCCGAACGCCACAATAACTGCATCAGGAACGGCGGTCATGGCGGGGATGCCCCTGGGGGCAGGACTGTCGGAGGAATAGTCGTATGCAGCATATTAAACGGCGCAAATCATAACAACTGCCGCAACGTTCTTGACACCATCAGGGATAATGGAAGGGTCCAGGTCAACAGGCCCACCGTGCAGTTTGCCGCTGTTGTGCTTGAACCCACAGTACTGGCCAGGGGCGACACGCTTTCAGTGACTTATACATTCAATGCTTCAACCCCGAACAGCTGACTGCCAGGCGTGCATGCATCAAATGCATGACGCGCACCCGGCATTTCATTATCCGGCAGGGCTGCGCCGGGCATGCCGGCAGCGGCAGGCCCCGGATCCTTCAACATATTGTGGGAACATCGTTTTCACCAGATGTTGCCATGGAGCCGGCTTTCGCGCCTGCCGGTATTGCCGATCCGGACCGGCGGCCGTGATGGTGATGGCCCCAAATTCACCGCTGTCGGGCCTGCAACACCGGCCGGAGGCGGCACGCCTGTGGCAGGGCATGCGATGCTTCAACGCCTGATAGTCAGCTGTCAGGCGTGGATACATCAAACACATATTCCACATCCAACACATCGCCGTCTGAAAAAGTCACCGGGGTTATTTCAACAACGGCAAACCTGACTGACCCCTCAACGCCACAATGCCTGGTGTTTCTATTTTCATTGCATACCGTTATGGAGCCGGCTTCCGCGCCTATTTCCGCATTTTGTCCGCCGATCCATCTTCCGTGTATGCTGATGACGCCGGTTCCGTTTGTATATGAAAGATTTTCATCCACAACGCATGAATTTCGCATGTTAAACGGCGCTGCCGTCACAAAATCCTCCATGCTGGCATTTTCCCTGTTATTAAAATCAGGAGGGCCAAGACACAATGAATTAAACCTCTTGTCATGAAGATACTCGCCAATGGCGCGCAATGGCGTCAGACTGGCAGATTGGCCGCCCGCGTTAAACAAACCGCCAACAATCCAGTCCTCCCCCTCGTCTATCAGCCTGTTATGCACGGAATAAGACCCCAGCATCTTCCCTTCCGCGTCCATGTGTGTTATGCTGGCCATGCCGTATGGGATATCCGGCGCAACGCCGTCTGACGTGGGCGCCAGGAGCAGTATCGCAGGCAGTATGCAGGCAGGTATTGCCAATGCCATGATTGGCCTGTACATGAAAAACGGAATGTGGGACTGTTTTTAACAGTTTCCGGTTCTATATGGGAAGACGGCCAGGATGGCAGCCGATAAGACATAATAAGGGAGCGCCCCCCGACAGTGTCCATGAAGGCTGTAGTCTACGAGGAGTATGCACCGGATGATGATTACAAAAAGATACTCCGCGTAAAGGACATCGACGAGCCCAAGCCCCGGGCCGACGAGGTGATCTTTACCGTCAAGGCGGCAGCTTTAAACTACAACGACATCTGGGGGATGCGCGGCCAGCCTGTCCCGGTCCCGCTGCCGCACGTCTCGGGCTCTGACGCGGCAGGCGACGTGACCGCGGTGGGCGAGGACGTCAAGGACATAAAGATAGGCGACAGGGTCGTCTCGCACTCCAACATGTCGTGCAGGATATGCAGCGCCTGCACAGACGGCAGGGAGTTTGACTGCATCAAGAGGACCATCTGGGGCTTCCAGACGGGCCCGAACTGGGGCGCCTTTCAAGAGTCCACGCACCTGCCCGAGGTCAACGTATCGAGGATACCGGAGGGCGTAAGCTACGAGCACGCGGCGGCCGCATCAATGACCATACTGACGTCCTGGCACATGCTAGTCGGCAGGGCAAGGATCAGGCCGGGCCAGACCGTGCTGATAATGGGCGGCGGCTCGGGCGTGGGGAGCTTTGGCATACAGATAGCAAAACTGTACAACTGCGACGTGATAGCCACCGCCAGCCCCGACAAGCTCGACAAGTGCAAGGAGCTGGGGGCGGACTATGCGGTGGACCACCGCAAGGAGGACTGGCACAAGGAGGTCCGGGCGATAACCAAGGAGATAGCCAAGAGAAAGGGCGAGGCGCCGGGCATAGACGTCTCGTTCGACCACATAGGGCAGACCCACTGGAACAAGCAGCTCACCCTGCTGAAATACGGCGCGACGCTCGTCTCATGCGGGGCCACCACAGGATACGACGCAAAGACCGACCTGCGCCACATATTCTTCAAGGGGACAAACATACTCGGTTCCACCCAGGGCACCAAGGCGGAGCTCGACCAGGCGCTCTACTGGATGGGGCAGGGCAAGATCAAGGCTGCGATAGACTCGACATACTCCTTCGGCCAGGCGGCCGAGGCGCACGCCAAGATGCTCTCCGGCAAGGGCCTCTTTGGCAAGATACTGATGAAGCCCGAAGGCGCCTGAGCGCAGATGGCCCAGATATTTCGCAGCCTCATATTTGTGCCAGGCAACAATGCAAAGTTTCTGGAAAATGCCAAGACACTGCCCGCGGACATAGTATGCCTGGACCTTGAGGATTCTGTGCCCGGGCCCGAAAAGGACCAGGCCCGCAAGATGGTCGGCGGTGCAGTCACCAAGAGGGGCTTTGGCGCGTCCGTCTTTGTGAGGATAAACCCGTCGACGACGAGCGTCGCTGATGAGGACCTGCGGGAGATCACGCGGGAGGGGCTTGCCGGCGTGGTTGTCCCCAAGGTGGACCGGCCGGAGGACCTCAAGAGAATCGAGGTGCTCCTCGAGGGCCTGGAACGGGAGAGGGGCCTTGCACGCACGGACATCATACCATCGATAGAGTCGCCCGGGGGCGTTCGCAACTGCTATGAGATAGCGTCGTATTCCGAGCGCATACCGGCTGTCGTATTTGGCATATTCGACCTGCTTCATAACATGGGCATAGAGTACACAAAGAAGGGCAGGGGCGCCATGCACGCGCGGGCCCGGGTCGCCCTAGACGCTGCAGCAGCAAGGGTGGTGGCCATCGACGGGATCTGGCAGGACACAAAGGATGATGAGGGCCTGCGGGAGGACTGCCGGAGGGGCAGGTCCCTTGGCTACAAGGGCAAGAGCGTGATCCACCCGTCGCAGATAGATACAGTGCATGAAGAGTTCAAGCCCAATGCGGCCGAGATTGAATGGTCCAAGAGGGTCTGCGGGGCATACCTCGAATCGATGAAAAAGGGCAGGGGCGCCACCACCCTGGACGGCCTGATGATAGACGAGGTGCACTACAAGCGCGCCGACGCCCTCCTCAAGGCGGCAGGCGAGCCCGCAGAGGGCTGATTTTACATCAAAAACAAGAAAAATAAAGGCGCGGTGCCCAATATCCTTGCAAGCCAATGATAGACCTGACTGACCCCGTGGCCACCATCACACGGCTGTTTGAGGGGGAGAAATACAGCGAGATCATAAGGTACTGCAGGCTCATGCTCGAAAAGGACCCCCGGGACATGACCGGCCTGCAGAACCTTGCGATGGCCCACATCCGGCTAGACGAGTATCAAGACGCGCTGGATGCATGCGAGAAGGTGCTCGGGATTGATAGCTCCGATGAATACGCGCTAAAAAACAAGGTGCTCGCGCTTGAGGGCCTGCGGCGCTTTGACGAGATACCAGGGTTCTGCGAGAAGCTGCTGTCCATGGACGCCAAGGATGTCTGGGCACTCAACAGCATGGGAATGGCGCTCGGCCAGCTGGGAAAAGACGAGGAGTCGGCTGTATTTTACGACAGGGCGCTTGCCGAGGAGCCGAAAAATGTAACCTCGCTGATGAACAAGGCGCTCGCAATGTACCGCATGAACTATTTCGATGAATCCGCGGATCTATACGACAGGGTGCAGCAGGCCGAT
Coding sequences within it:
- a CDS encoding Zn-dependent oxidoreductase (COG0604) codes for the protein MKAVVYEEYAPDDDYKKILRVKDIDEPKPRADEVIFTVKAAALNYNDIWGMRGQPVPVPLPHVSGSDAAGDVTAVGEDVKDIKIGDRVVSHSNMSCRICSACTDGREFDCIKRTIWGFQTGPNWGAFQESTHLPEVNVSRIPEGVSYEHAAAASMTILTSWHMLVGRARIRPGQTVLIMGGGSGVGSFGIQIAKLYNCDVIATASPDKLDKCKELGADYAVDHRKEDWHKEVRAITKEIAKRKGEAPGIDVSFDHIGQTHWNKQLTLLKYGATLVSCGATTGYDAKTDLRHIFFKGTNILGSTQGTKAELDQALYWMGQGKIKAAIDSTYSFGQAAEAHAKMLSGKGLFGKILMKPEGA
- a CDS encoding citrate lyase beta subunit (COG2301); the protein is MAQIFRSLIFVPGNNAKFLENAKTLPADIVCLDLEDSVPGPEKDQARKMVGGAVTKRGFGASVFVRINPSTTSVADEDLREITREGLAGVVVPKVDRPEDLKRIEVLLEGLERERGLARTDIIPSIESPGGVRNCYEIASYSERIPAVVFGIFDLLHNMGIEYTKKGRGAMHARARVALDAAAARVVAIDGIWQDTKDDEGLREDCRRGRSLGYKGKSVIHPSQIDTVHEEFKPNAAEIEWSKRVCGAYLESMKKGRGATTLDGLMIDEVHYKRADALLKAAGEPAEG
- a CDS encoding TPR repeat protein (COG0457), with the protein product MIDLTDPVATITRLFEGEKYSEIIRYCRLMLEKDPRDMTGLQNLAMAHIRLDEYQDALDACEKVLGIDSSDEYALKNKVLALEGLRRFDEIPGFCEKLLSMDAKDVWALNSMGMALGQLGKDEESAVFYDRALAEEPKNVTSLMNKALAMYRMNYFDESADLYDRVQQADPAIKAAAAAKSDAYSRSGRKDEAFLAAQGLLAEEMKGIISRAAENKCTVFHQFCQDEFDEKEKGR